The nucleotide window AACTTGAATGTGGCAAATGTGAAAAATGTGCTGAATGTGGTTCAAAGCCATGTTCAGCACATTTTTCACATTTGCCACATTCCTCACATTTGCCACATTATGAAAAAGTCTGAAATCCGCTTCAGCATCGCCCTTGATGACCAGAAAGTGCCCGAGGCCATCAGCTGGCAAGCCACCGACGCGGGCCCTGATATTCACTTTGCCAAGGCCATCAACATCAGCCTCTGGGACCGGGACGAGCGGGGCACGATGAAAATCGACCTTTGGACCAAGGAAATGCCCGTGGATGAAATGAAGCATTTCTACGTGGATACCATTGGAGCCATGGCCGAAAGCATCATCACCGCCACCAACGACTCCGTAATGGCCACCAAGATGCGCACCCTCTGCCGCGAGTTAATGGCCCACCTCGAAGAGGAGCAGAAAAAGCAGAAGTAATCCGTTGCCAGCCAACGCAAAAAGCCCCGCCTGATAACTCAG belongs to Hymenobacter sp. J193 and includes:
- the gldC gene encoding gliding motility protein GldC is translated as MKKSEIRFSIALDDQKVPEAISWQATDAGPDIHFAKAINISLWDRDERGTMKIDLWTKEMPVDEMKHFYVDTIGAMAESIITATNDSVMATKMRTLCRELMAHLEEEQKKQK